From Salinibacterium sp. ZJ450, one genomic window encodes:
- a CDS encoding ABC transporter permease produces the protein MLDFISDRLNQILFASWQHFSLVVQCVILATIIAMVLAVLVYRNKGLVAAANSISAVGLTIPSFALIGLLIGPFGFGVTQAVIVVAFYATLPILRNAVVGLASIKPTVIESARGIGMSRFRTLLQVEIPIAWPVVLAGVRISAQMVMGIAAITAYALGPGLGGFIFSGLSRLGGANSIESVAVGVIGVVILALILDFLLVGLGRLTIPRGIRV, from the coding sequence GTGCTGGATTTCATATCGGACAGGCTCAACCAGATCCTGTTCGCGAGCTGGCAGCATTTCAGCCTGGTGGTGCAGTGTGTGATTCTCGCCACCATCATCGCGATGGTGCTCGCGGTGCTGGTGTACCGCAATAAGGGACTGGTGGCGGCGGCCAACTCGATCTCGGCGGTCGGGCTGACCATCCCCTCGTTCGCGCTGATCGGTCTGCTCATCGGTCCGTTCGGTTTCGGGGTGACTCAGGCCGTGATCGTGGTGGCGTTCTACGCCACGCTACCGATCCTGCGCAACGCCGTCGTCGGGCTGGCCAGCATCAAGCCCACCGTGATCGAGTCCGCTCGCGGCATCGGCATGAGCCGATTCCGCACGCTGCTACAGGTGGAGATTCCGATCGCTTGGCCGGTGGTGCTAGCCGGGGTGCGGATCTCCGCCCAGATGGTGATGGGCATCGCCGCCATCACGGCATACGCCCTCGGCCCCGGCCTCGGCGGCTTCATCTTCTCCGGTCTGTCCCGCCTGGGTGGCGCCAACTCCATCGAGTCCGTCGCCGTCGGCGTCATCGGCGTCGTCATTCTTGCGCTCATTCTTGATTTCCTACTGGTCGGCCTTGGCCGCCTGACAATCCCGCGAGGTATCCGTGTCTGA
- a CDS encoding LON peptidase substrate-binding domain-containing protein, translating to MTTMPMFPLASVLFPAMPTALRIFEERYFVMLARVLQAERPEFGIVLIERGSEAGGGEQRFGIATVARITQLRSDDGTVGLLARGERRIEVTRWLADDPHPQAEVRDVPELEWSDELQPLHDEAERLVRRTLAQASEFTEQSWPADVGLSENPIDSSWQLAGIAPVGPLDQIHLLQSATTEQLLRGVIEATTDAAEVIAMSWDEDMPPADDAD from the coding sequence ATGACGACGATGCCGATGTTCCCCCTCGCGTCGGTGCTGTTCCCGGCGATGCCCACCGCGCTCCGCATCTTCGAGGAGCGGTACTTCGTCATGCTGGCCCGGGTGCTGCAGGCGGAGCGGCCGGAGTTCGGCATTGTGCTGATCGAGCGCGGCTCGGAAGCCGGCGGCGGTGAGCAGCGGTTCGGCATCGCCACGGTGGCGCGCATCACCCAGCTGCGGTCCGACGACGGCACGGTCGGGCTGCTGGCCAGGGGCGAACGTCGCATCGAGGTGACCAGGTGGCTTGCCGACGACCCGCACCCGCAGGCCGAGGTGCGCGACGTGCCAGAGCTCGAGTGGTCAGATGAACTGCAGCCGCTGCACGACGAGGCGGAACGCCTGGTGCGTCGCACGCTCGCCCAGGCCAGCGAGTTCACCGAACAATCGTGGCCCGCGGATGTCGGACTGTCAGAGAACCCGATCGACTCGTCCTGGCAGCTCGCCGGAATCGCACCGGTCGGCCCGCTCGATCAGATCCATCTGTTGCAATCGGCAACGACCGAGCAGCTGCTGCGCGGCGTCATCGAGGCGACCACCGACGCCGCCGAGGTGATCGCCATGTCCTGGGACGAGGATATGCCGCCGGCGGATGACGCGGACTGA
- a CDS encoding NAD(P)-binding domain-containing protein — protein sequence MPVRSADVVVIGAGQAGLSAAYHLRRRGFRPADGFTPADPAIPADAPGSYIVLDAETGPGGAWQHRWQSLRMGTVNGINDLPGIPQAEADPNEPSSEFLTRYFGNYEQQLELAIERPVKVSAVRRDDDPDGLLRVETSGGTWSTRAVINATGTWTKPFWPIYPGQFAFTGRQLHVADYVSANEFVGQHVLVVGGGISAVQLLDEISQVTTTGWFTRREPEWRDSEFDKQAGHDAVALVEERVRQGLPPQSVVSVTGLLWTPALRAAAARGVLQRHPMFTAIEPDGVRMSDGGFQPADVILWATGFRAALDHLAPLHLRAPGGGIVMDGTRVAAEPRVHLIGYGPSSSTIGANRAGRAAVTEIVRLLG from the coding sequence ATCCCGGTACGCAGCGCGGACGTGGTGGTGATCGGGGCGGGCCAGGCCGGTCTGTCGGCGGCGTACCATCTGCGGCGCCGCGGCTTCAGGCCTGCCGACGGCTTCACGCCTGCCGACCCGGCAATTCCCGCCGACGCTCCCGGCAGTTACATCGTGCTCGACGCCGAGACGGGGCCCGGCGGCGCCTGGCAGCACCGCTGGCAGAGTCTCAGGATGGGCACCGTCAACGGCATCAATGACCTGCCCGGCATCCCGCAGGCGGAGGCCGACCCGAACGAGCCCAGTTCCGAGTTCTTGACCCGGTACTTCGGCAATTACGAGCAGCAGCTGGAACTGGCGATCGAACGGCCGGTGAAGGTATCCGCCGTTCGCCGCGACGACGATCCCGACGGGCTACTGAGGGTGGAGACATCCGGTGGCACCTGGTCGACCCGTGCGGTGATCAATGCCACCGGCACCTGGACCAAGCCGTTCTGGCCGATCTATCCCGGGCAGTTCGCCTTCACCGGCCGGCAGCTGCACGTGGCGGACTACGTATCGGCTAACGAGTTCGTCGGGCAGCATGTGCTCGTGGTGGGCGGCGGGATTTCCGCGGTGCAGTTGCTCGACGAGATCTCCCAGGTCACCACGACCGGGTGGTTCACCCGCCGGGAGCCGGAGTGGCGCGATTCCGAGTTCGACAAGCAGGCTGGACACGACGCGGTCGCGCTGGTCGAGGAGCGGGTACGGCAGGGGCTGCCACCGCAGAGTGTCGTCTCGGTCACCGGCCTGCTCTGGACACCGGCGTTGCGGGCCGCCGCCGCCCGCGGTGTTCTGCAGCGGCATCCGATGTTCACCGCCATCGAGCCAGACGGCGTGCGGATGTCGGATGGCGGGTTCCAGCCTGCCGATGTGATCCTCTGGGCCACCGGCTTCCGGGCGGCGCTCGACCACTTGGCGCCGCTGCACCTGCGGGCGCCCGGCGGCGGCATCGTGATGGACGGCACCCGGGTCGCCGCCGAGCCGCGGGTGCATCTGATCGGGTACGGGCCGTCTTCCTCGACCATCGGCGCCAACCGGGCCGGTCGCGCCGCGGTCACCGAGATTGTTCGGCTGCTCGGCTGA
- a CDS encoding ABC transporter permease: MASEVSVLYRRWRTWAMLAALAAVPILIAVAVRLTTGTPAAGRGPAFLDRITQNGLFVAITGLIVSIPLFLPLTVGVVAGDTIAGEASQGTLRYLLVAPAGRLRLLVVKYVASAVFCVTATLAVAIAGVLSGMALFPIGPVTLLSGDTIEIGESLVRVLLVAGYVTVSLLGLSAIGLFISTLTDVPVGAMAATIVLSVVSQVLDSIPQLEWLHPWLFSHYWLGFADLLRQPISWQSFGDNALLQLGYFVLFGALAYGRFTTKDVLS, translated from the coding sequence ATGGCCTCAGAGGTGTCGGTGTTGTATCGGCGCTGGCGCACGTGGGCAATGCTCGCCGCGCTCGCCGCGGTTCCGATCCTGATCGCGGTCGCTGTGCGGCTGACCACCGGCACCCCGGCCGCCGGGCGTGGGCCGGCGTTTCTGGACCGGATCACGCAGAACGGCCTGTTCGTGGCGATCACCGGGCTGATCGTCTCGATCCCGCTGTTCCTGCCGTTGACGGTCGGGGTGGTGGCCGGCGACACCATCGCCGGTGAAGCCAGCCAGGGCACCCTGCGCTACCTGCTGGTCGCTCCCGCCGGACGGCTGCGGCTGCTGGTGGTGAAGTACGTGGCGTCTGCGGTGTTCTGCGTCACCGCCACTCTCGCCGTGGCGATCGCCGGGGTGCTGAGCGGGATGGCGCTGTTCCCGATCGGCCCGGTCACGCTGCTCTCCGGTGACACCATCGAGATCGGCGAATCCCTGGTCAGGGTGCTTCTCGTCGCCGGCTACGTCACCGTGTCGCTGCTCGGCCTGTCGGCGATCGGCCTGTTCATCTCGACGCTGACCGATGTGCCGGTCGGGGCGATGGCCGCCACGATCGTGCTGTCGGTGGTGTCGCAGGTGCTCGACTCGATCCCGCAACTGGAGTGGCTGCATCCGTGGCTATTCAGCCACTACTGGCTCGGATTCGCCGACCTACTTCGGCAGCCGATCTCCTGGCAGTCGTTCGGCGACAATGCCCTGCTGCAGCTGGGCTACTTCGTGCTGTTCGGTGCGCTCGCGTACGGCCGGTTCACCACGAAAGACGTGCTCTCCTAA
- the ligD gene encoding non-homologous end-joining DNA ligase — protein MATDAVLLPIDGPHGQRDIRISSPNRVLWPEPGITKLDLARYIVEVGEAFVTANGDRPLSLQRFPAGIDGEQFFSKNPPKGAPDFVRSVMVVYPSARTHPQLVIDEPAAAVWAVQMNTVVFHPWPSRAENSDNPDQLRIDLDPQPGTDFDDAIPAALELRKVLDEVGLTTFIKTSGNRGLHVFAPIEPTREFLDVRHAVIAAARELERRMPDKVTTAWWKEERGERVFVDFNQANRDRTMAGAYSPRALGHAPVSTPIEWDELESTDPRQFTILTVPDRLKSTGDPWARMHENPGTIDQLLGWWERDLAAGLGELPFPPDYPKMPGEPSRVQPSRARKDA, from the coding sequence ATGGCAACCGACGCAGTTCTCCTGCCCATTGACGGGCCACATGGGCAGCGCGACATCCGAATTTCGAGCCCCAATCGTGTGCTTTGGCCGGAACCGGGCATCACGAAACTCGATCTTGCCCGCTACATCGTCGAGGTCGGCGAGGCGTTCGTCACGGCCAACGGCGACCGGCCGCTCTCGCTGCAACGGTTTCCGGCCGGCATCGACGGTGAGCAGTTCTTCTCGAAGAATCCGCCGAAGGGCGCGCCAGACTTCGTGCGCTCCGTGATGGTGGTCTACCCGAGCGCCCGGACGCATCCGCAGCTGGTGATCGACGAGCCGGCCGCCGCCGTCTGGGCGGTGCAGATGAACACGGTGGTGTTCCACCCCTGGCCGTCCCGCGCCGAGAACTCCGACAACCCGGACCAGCTGCGCATCGACCTCGACCCGCAGCCCGGCACCGACTTCGACGACGCGATTCCCGCGGCGCTGGAACTGCGGAAGGTGCTCGACGAGGTCGGGCTGACCACGTTCATCAAGACCTCAGGCAACCGTGGCCTGCACGTGTTCGCGCCGATCGAGCCCACCCGTGAATTCCTCGACGTGCGGCACGCGGTGATCGCGGCCGCCCGAGAATTGGAACGGCGGATGCCGGACAAGGTGACGACTGCCTGGTGGAAGGAGGAACGCGGCGAGCGCGTGTTCGTCGATTTCAACCAGGCCAACCGTGACCGCACCATGGCCGGCGCATACAGCCCTCGGGCGCTCGGCCACGCGCCGGTCTCCACCCCGATCGAGTGGGATGAGCTGGAGAGCACCGACCCGCGGCAGTTCACCATCCTCACCGTGCCGGACAGGCTGAAGAGCACGGGCGACCCCTGGGCGCGGATGCATGAGAATCCGGGCACGATCGATCAGTTGCTCGGCTGGTGGGAGCGGGATCTCGCGGCTGGCCTCGGCGAGCTGCCGTTCCCGCCCGATTACCCGAAGATGCCGGGTGAACCGTCGCGGGTGCAGCCGAGCCGGGCGCGCAAGGACGCGTGA
- a CDS encoding outer-membrane lipoprotein carrier protein LolA — protein MTRVWARWVPAVVAAVVIAGGTVAATAAPDVDLPDKSPREVLALVAGHSLDGFSGTVEKSTNLGLPELPVGADKFGGADVGSALDFLTGSHTARIFVDGHDKARVQVLDQLAERDVVVNGQDVWLYDSSKATAVHLTVPEKDATGDHAGDYSPADLADKLLDHVTPSTEVTVGEDTSVAGRDAYELVLTPRTSETLVEQISIAVDAETGLPLAVTVEADGQDDPAIEVAFTSLTIGAPPADTFAFTPPEGTDVTEHALPEKSGPPAEHPMPQVSGSDWTTVLEFPAGTAPAELTNSPVWAELTSPVAEGQLLSTSLLNVLVTHDGRVFVGAVPAEVLQAAAAG, from the coding sequence ATGACTCGTGTTTGGGCGCGCTGGGTGCCTGCCGTTGTTGCGGCGGTGGTCATCGCGGGCGGAACGGTCGCCGCCACCGCGGCACCGGATGTCGACTTGCCAGACAAGTCCCCGAGAGAGGTGCTGGCGCTGGTCGCCGGGCACTCACTGGATGGCTTCAGCGGAACAGTCGAGAAGTCCACTAACCTCGGGCTGCCAGAGCTACCGGTTGGCGCGGACAAGTTCGGTGGCGCCGACGTCGGGTCGGCGCTTGACTTCCTGACCGGTTCGCACACCGCGCGGATCTTCGTCGACGGCCACGACAAAGCCCGAGTGCAGGTGCTCGATCAGCTCGCCGAGCGCGACGTTGTGGTCAACGGGCAGGACGTCTGGCTGTACGACTCCTCGAAGGCCACAGCGGTGCACCTGACGGTGCCCGAGAAGGACGCAACGGGGGATCACGCCGGCGATTACTCCCCGGCCGACCTGGCTGACAAGCTCCTCGACCACGTCACGCCGAGCACCGAGGTGACGGTGGGCGAGGACACCAGCGTGGCCGGACGCGACGCGTACGAGCTGGTGCTGACCCCGCGCACCTCCGAGACCCTGGTTGAGCAGATCTCCATCGCGGTGGATGCCGAGACCGGCCTGCCGCTCGCGGTGACGGTCGAGGCAGACGGCCAAGACGATCCCGCCATCGAGGTGGCCTTCACCTCGCTGACGATCGGAGCGCCGCCAGCCGACACCTTCGCCTTCACCCCGCCGGAGGGGACGGATGTCACGGAGCACGCGCTGCCCGAGAAGTCCGGCCCGCCCGCCGAGCACCCGATGCCGCAGGTCAGCGGCAGCGATTGGACTACCGTCCTCGAGTTCCCGGCCGGAACGGCGCCGGCCGAACTGACGAACTCGCCGGTGTGGGCGGAGCTGACCAGCCCCGTCGCCGAGGGGCAGCTGCTCAGCACCTCCCTGCTGAACGTGCTGGTCACGCATGATGGGCGCGTGTTCGTGGGGGCGGTTCCTGCGGAGGTCTTGCAGGCTGCGGCCGCCGGGTGA
- a CDS encoding DUF503 domain-containing protein, whose product MWIGWIEFDVLLGDVRSLKEKRAIIRPLVTELRQRFQVSAAEVDHLDLHRRGGVGVAAASADAAHLVELLDSIERFVAGRPELELLSAHRRMLTSED is encoded by the coding sequence ATGTGGATCGGCTGGATCGAATTCGACGTGCTGCTCGGCGACGTGCGCTCGCTGAAGGAGAAGCGCGCGATCATTCGGCCGCTGGTCACCGAGCTGCGGCAGCGGTTCCAGGTTTCTGCCGCCGAGGTTGACCACCTCGACCTGCACCGTCGCGGTGGGGTCGGTGTGGCCGCGGCGTCGGCGGATGCCGCGCATCTGGTGGAGCTGCTCGACTCGATCGAACGATTCGTGGCCGGCCGGCCAGAGCTGGAGCTGCTCTCGGCCCACCGGCGGATGCTGACCTCGGAGGACTAA
- a CDS encoding ZIP family metal transporter, with protein sequence MATSLLFGVVASGALLLGAFVGARFQLPKRLLAVMLSFAAGALISALTFELFEDAYHRGGIVRAAIGLFVGAGVFIVLSALLDRWAQAGPRPKPAAEYHGSAKLDTDAAALGRAPTVASTQGAAGLALLAAATLDGVPENLALGVSLSEGGGAGGLALLIAIFVANFPEGLVSAASMRSQGWSTVKIMALWFACFVLLVVAVVVGASLLADTDPKTISLPLAFAAGAVIAALSDTIMPEAYENGGPAVALSTAAGFVLSFVLSLA encoded by the coding sequence ATGGCAACGTCGTTGCTGTTCGGTGTGGTGGCATCCGGTGCCCTGTTACTGGGCGCGTTCGTCGGCGCGCGGTTCCAACTCCCCAAGCGGTTGCTCGCGGTGATGCTGTCGTTCGCGGCCGGCGCTCTGATCTCCGCGCTGACCTTCGAGCTGTTTGAAGACGCGTACCACCGCGGGGGAATTGTGCGCGCCGCCATCGGCCTGTTCGTCGGCGCCGGAGTGTTCATCGTGCTGAGTGCTTTGCTCGACCGGTGGGCGCAAGCGGGGCCACGCCCGAAGCCTGCCGCGGAATACCATGGCAGCGCCAAGCTCGACACGGATGCCGCCGCCCTGGGAAGGGCGCCCACCGTTGCGTCGACGCAGGGTGCCGCCGGGCTTGCCCTGCTCGCCGCCGCCACTCTGGACGGGGTGCCGGAGAACCTGGCGCTGGGAGTATCGCTCAGCGAGGGAGGGGGCGCGGGCGGGTTGGCGCTGCTGATCGCGATATTCGTCGCCAACTTTCCGGAGGGGCTGGTCAGCGCCGCGTCGATGCGTAGCCAGGGCTGGTCGACCGTCAAGATCATGGCGCTCTGGTTCGCCTGCTTCGTTCTGTTGGTGGTCGCGGTCGTGGTGGGTGCGAGCCTCCTGGCGGACACTGACCCGAAGACGATTTCGTTGCCGCTGGCGTTTGCTGCTGGGGCCGTGATCGCCGCCCTGTCCGACACGATCATGCCCGAGGCGTATGAGAACGGAGGACCGGCGGTCGCCCTCAGCACTGCGGCCGGGTTTGTGCTGTCGTTCGTGCTGTCCCTGGCCTAG
- a CDS encoding zinc-dependent alcohol dehydrogenase family protein, producing MKALVYKGPGEKAWEDVPDPVIQQPTDVIVKIDTTTICGTDLHILKGDVPAVTPGRILGHEGVGTITEVGSAVTSLKVGDQVILACISSCGHCDYCKQGMASHCLGEEGASGIGWIFGHLIDGTQAEYVRVPYAETSVYPLPAGVSTQHGALLSDILPTGHEIGVVYGQVKAGDVVAVIGTGPVGLAAIATAGLYGASRIIAIDIDANRTEQAKAFGATDAVVSSAADWKDQVLALTDGLGVDVAIEAVGIPQTFTMCLDITRPGGHVANVGVHGKPVELPLQNLWISNITISMGLVNTNTLGTLLKLVAQNKIAADPFISHTFALQDILEAYDVFGRAAETKALKVMINA from the coding sequence GTGAAGGCACTCGTGTACAAGGGACCGGGCGAGAAGGCGTGGGAAGACGTGCCCGACCCGGTCATCCAGCAGCCGACCGACGTGATCGTGAAAATCGACACCACCACCATCTGCGGAACCGACCTGCACATCCTGAAGGGCGACGTTCCCGCGGTCACTCCCGGCAGGATCCTTGGCCATGAGGGCGTCGGCACCATCACCGAGGTGGGCTCCGCGGTGACAAGCCTGAAAGTCGGCGATCAGGTCATCCTGGCCTGCATCTCGTCCTGCGGGCACTGCGACTACTGCAAGCAGGGCATGGCCTCGCACTGTCTGGGCGAGGAAGGGGCATCCGGCATCGGCTGGATCTTCGGGCACCTGATCGACGGCACCCAGGCCGAGTACGTACGCGTGCCGTACGCCGAGACCTCGGTCTACCCGCTGCCGGCCGGAGTCAGCACCCAGCATGGCGCGCTGCTCTCCGACATCCTGCCCACCGGCCATGAGATCGGCGTGGTCTATGGGCAGGTGAAAGCCGGCGACGTGGTTGCGGTGATCGGCACCGGACCGGTGGGGCTCGCCGCGATCGCCACTGCCGGGCTGTACGGGGCATCCCGCATCATCGCGATCGACATCGACGCCAACCGTACCGAGCAGGCGAAAGCGTTCGGCGCCACGGATGCCGTGGTCTCCAGCGCAGCCGATTGGAAAGACCAGGTGCTGGCCCTGACCGATGGGCTGGGGGTGGATGTCGCGATCGAAGCAGTCGGCATCCCGCAGACCTTCACGATGTGCCTCGACATCACCCGCCCGGGCGGCCACGTCGCCAACGTGGGCGTGCACGGCAAGCCGGTGGAGTTGCCGCTGCAGAACCTCTGGATCTCGAACATCACGATCAGCATGGGCCTGGTGAACACCAACACGCTGGGCACACTGCTGAAGCTGGTGGCACAGAACAAGATCGCCGCCGACCCGTTCATCAGTCACACGTTCGCGTTGCAGGACATCCTCGAGGCGTACGACGTCTTCGGCCGCGCGGCCGAGACCAAGGCGCTCAAGGTGATGATCAACGCCTGA
- a CDS encoding NUDIX domain-containing protein → MTNGDGTAARATTGVFTLAAALILDSRGRALLVRKRGTDAFMQPGGKVEPGETALEAIVRELEEELTLRLTPADLGYLGRFAAAAANEPGWTVDCEVFTVTTDSPVQAAAEIAEARWFDPSDTGSAIIAPLTTEHVFPAAGL, encoded by the coding sequence ATGACGAACGGTGACGGCACGGCCGCGCGGGCGACGACCGGGGTCTTCACCCTCGCGGCCGCGCTCATCCTGGACAGCCGTGGCCGGGCACTCCTTGTCCGCAAGCGGGGAACGGATGCGTTCATGCAACCGGGCGGCAAGGTGGAGCCGGGCGAGACCGCCCTCGAGGCGATCGTGCGGGAGCTCGAGGAGGAGTTGACGCTGCGCCTCACGCCGGCCGATCTGGGCTATCTGGGCCGGTTCGCGGCGGCCGCGGCGAACGAACCCGGCTGGACGGTCGACTGCGAGGTGTTCACCGTGACGACCGATTCGCCGGTGCAGGCCGCCGCCGAGATCGCCGAGGCGAGGTGGTTCGACCCGTCCGACACCGGTTCGGCGATCATTGCACCGCTGACCACCGAGCACGTGTTTCCGGCCGCCGGACTCTGA
- a CDS encoding ABC transporter ATP-binding protein, with protein sequence MSGAHPVAELAIETSNLTKRFGNRAAVDQVDLAVPRGAVFGFLGPNGSGKTTTIRMLLGLAAASDGDMRVLGQQMPRALAAVLPRVGALVEGPAFYPFLSGAANLMRLDSADRYAPAATRRARVQTALERVGLSHAGSKRVRAYSLGMKQRLGIAGALLSPRELLVLDEPTNGLDPQGTREVRSLVRSLADAGTTVFVSSHLLSEVEQMCTHAAIMSVGRLVAQGTLDELRRVGESHVLVRTPDVALARQVLRELGLLPTAPTGDTPSDQVRAVLGGRQVAAEQIVETLVHRGVRVRGFLLENATLEERFVALTGEGFDVVS encoded by the coding sequence GTGAGCGGCGCCCACCCGGTCGCGGAACTGGCGATCGAGACGAGCAACCTGACCAAGCGGTTCGGTAACCGAGCCGCGGTCGACCAGGTGGATCTGGCCGTGCCGCGCGGCGCCGTGTTCGGATTCCTCGGACCGAACGGCTCGGGAAAGACCACCACCATCCGGATGCTGCTGGGACTCGCCGCGGCATCCGATGGAGACATGCGAGTGCTCGGCCAACAGATGCCCCGCGCGCTCGCCGCGGTGCTGCCCAGGGTCGGCGCCCTGGTGGAAGGTCCGGCGTTCTACCCGTTCCTGTCCGGCGCGGCCAACCTGATGCGCCTCGACTCCGCCGACCGCTACGCGCCAGCCGCCACCAGGCGAGCGCGCGTGCAGACCGCCCTGGAACGGGTCGGCCTCAGCCATGCCGGGTCGAAGCGAGTGCGGGCATATTCGCTCGGGATGAAGCAGCGCCTCGGCATCGCGGGGGCACTGCTGTCACCGCGGGAACTCTTGGTGCTCGACGAGCCGACCAACGGGCTGGACCCGCAGGGCACCCGCGAGGTGCGCAGCCTGGTCCGGTCGCTCGCCGATGCCGGCACCACCGTGTTCGTGTCGAGCCACCTGCTCTCGGAGGTGGAGCAGATGTGCACCCACGCGGCCATCATGAGCGTGGGACGCCTGGTCGCCCAGGGCACGCTCGACGAGCTGCGACGGGTGGGGGAGTCGCATGTGCTGGTGCGCACTCCGGATGTCGCGCTGGCGCGCCAGGTACTGCGGGAGCTCGGCCTGCTCCCGACCGCTCCGACCGGCGACACGCCATCAGATCAGGTGCGTGCCGTGCTCGGCGGGCGGCAGGTCGCGGCAGAGCAGATCGTGGAGACCCTGGTGCACCGCGGCGTGCGGGTGCGCGGGTTCCTGCTGGAGAACGCCACCCTCGAGGAGCGGTTCGTTGCCCTGACCGGGGAGGGGTTCGACGTTGTCAGCTGA
- a CDS encoding ATP-dependent DNA ligase gives MDVSAASPVAPMLAKAVAAVPEQDSIDGGLSYEPKWDGFRGIVYFDGENVEIGSRGSKMLTRYFPELVAAFASQLPGPCVLDGEIVVRAGQPGREKLDWEALSQRIHPADSRVQKLADETPAMFVAFDLLALADQSYLAVPFAERRAALERLAAGLTHPVYLSQVTRDVELARQWLVEFEGAGLDGVVAKPLAAAYSPGKRVMLKTKHHRTADVVLLGYRVHTSGRGVGSLLLGLYDDGGVLRNVGGASAFSDKRRLELIDELAPLVLRDDAGDMVTGATERSRFSSAKDVSFVRLEPSRVLEVRYDQMEGMRFRHTAQFERWRPDRDPRSCTFEQLERPIAYDLSAVLV, from the coding sequence ATGGACGTTTCGGCAGCATCCCCGGTCGCCCCCATGCTCGCAAAAGCGGTCGCCGCCGTGCCAGAGCAGGACAGCATCGACGGCGGCCTCAGTTACGAACCGAAGTGGGACGGCTTTCGCGGCATCGTCTATTTCGATGGCGAGAACGTGGAGATCGGCAGCCGCGGCTCCAAGATGCTCACCCGGTACTTTCCCGAGCTGGTCGCGGCGTTCGCCAGCCAGCTTCCCGGACCGTGCGTGCTCGACGGCGAGATCGTGGTGCGCGCCGGGCAACCGGGGCGGGAGAAGCTCGACTGGGAAGCGCTCTCGCAGCGCATTCACCCCGCCGACAGCCGGGTGCAGAAACTCGCCGATGAGACTCCGGCGATGTTCGTGGCGTTCGACCTGCTCGCCCTGGCGGACCAGAGCTACCTCGCGGTGCCGTTCGCCGAACGCCGAGCAGCACTCGAACGGCTGGCGGCCGGCCTCACCCACCCGGTCTATCTGTCCCAGGTCACCCGCGATGTCGAGCTGGCGCGGCAGTGGCTGGTTGAGTTCGAGGGGGCAGGCCTCGACGGGGTGGTGGCCAAGCCGCTGGCCGCCGCGTACTCCCCCGGCAAACGCGTGATGTTGAAGACCAAACACCATCGCACTGCGGATGTCGTGTTGCTCGGCTACCGCGTGCACACCAGCGGTCGCGGCGTCGGGTCACTGCTGCTGGGGCTCTACGACGACGGTGGGGTGCTGCGCAACGTCGGCGGCGCATCGGCGTTTAGCGACAAGCGGCGGCTGGAGCTCATCGACGAGCTGGCGCCGCTGGTGCTGCGCGACGACGCCGGCGACATGGTCACCGGCGCGACCGAGCGCAGCCGTTTCTCCTCGGCCAAGGATGTCTCATTCGTGCGGCTCGAGCCGAGCCGGGTGCTTGAGGTGCGCTACGACCAGATGGAGGGCATGCGGTTTCGGCACACCGCGCAGTTCGAGCGCTGGCGGCCCGACCGTGACCCGCGCTCCTGTACCTTCGAGCAGCTGGAGCGTCCGATCGCGTACGACCTGAGCGCGGTGCTGGTCTGA
- a CDS encoding SOS response-associated peptidase — translation MCGRFVVSDTTANELATLIEGLGDLRPSYNVAPTDDVAVVRERHGQRQMPGVRWGFVPSWYPDLRKKPQPINARIENVATSGMFRKAFAQARCLVPADGYYEWVLEQDGGKQPYFIHDPAGAITMAGIISAWPDPAKDENDPAKWTLSMAIITRDAHVAPGEVHDRMPVCLTPESYNDWLGGHLDAEELLKLLDRSSLEVAHRLEAYQVSKDANSVKNNGPHLIEPLR, via the coding sequence ATGTGCGGACGCTTTGTGGTCAGCGACACGACCGCCAACGAATTGGCCACCCTCATCGAGGGACTGGGCGACCTCCGGCCGAGCTACAACGTGGCGCCGACAGACGACGTGGCGGTGGTGCGCGAACGCCACGGGCAGCGGCAGATGCCCGGGGTGCGCTGGGGCTTCGTGCCCAGTTGGTACCCCGATCTGAGGAAGAAGCCGCAACCGATCAACGCCCGGATCGAGAACGTGGCGACGAGCGGCATGTTCCGCAAGGCATTTGCGCAAGCCCGCTGCCTCGTTCCCGCCGACGGGTACTACGAGTGGGTGCTCGAGCAGGACGGCGGTAAGCAGCCGTACTTCATCCACGACCCGGCCGGCGCGATCACCATGGCGGGAATCATCTCGGCCTGGCCTGATCCGGCGAAAGACGAGAACGATCCAGCCAAGTGGACGCTCAGCATGGCGATCATCACCCGCGATGCGCACGTCGCACCCGGTGAAGTGCACGACCGGATGCCGGTGTGCCTCACCCCGGAGAGCTACAACGACTGGCTCGGCGGTCACCTTGATGCCGAAGAACTGCTGAAACTGTTGGATCGCAGTTCGCTCGAGGTGGCGCACCGGCTGGAGGCGTATCAGGTGTCGAAGGACGCCAACTCGGTGAAGAACAACGGCCCGCACTTGATCGAACCGCTGCGCTGA